TGTTGGGAGGAAGTTTTCACAAAGAACTCCAACAACTTCCTTGATTCATGAACCTTATGTATATGGTAGAAATGAAGtcaaagaaaatttatcaaaaGTGTTGTTCTCTGATGATGCAAGCAAGGATGATGTGTCTGTCATCACCATTGTTGGAATGGGTGGGGTTGGCAAGACAACCCTTGCTCGAATGCTTTACAATGACGACAGGGTGAAAGAGCATTTTACATTTAAAGCTTGGGCTTGTGTTTCAGAAGATTACGATGCTATTAGGGCAACTAAAACTCTTCTCGAGTCAGTCACTTCAAAACCTTGTAATACGACAGATCTCAATTTGCTTCAAGTTGAACTAAGAGAACAACTGAGGGGgaagaaatttttgtttgtattggATGACCTTTGGAATGAGAAATATACTGATTGGAACTGCCTCCAAACTCCTTTTACTTCAGGGGCAAGGGGAAGTAAAGTCATCGTAACAACACGGAACAAAAATGTAGCATCTTTCATGCAAAATGTTCCCACTCAACCCTTGGAACCATTGTCGCATGAAGATTGTTGGTCATTACTTGCAAAACATGCGTTTGGAAATGTAAACTGTAGTGCATATCCAAGCTTGGAAGAAATCGGCAAGAAAATTGCACGAAAGTGCAATGGGTTGCCTTTAGCTGCACAAACACTTGGCGGTTTGTTACGTTCCAGGCTGGACTCTGAGGTATGGAACAGAGTACTAAACAACAGCATTTGGGATTTACCTTCAGAGAAGAGTGACATTCTTCCTGCTCTAGGATTGAGTTATCATTATCTTCCAGCTAAGTTAAAACGatgctttatttattgttCAATTTTCCCAAAAGACTTTGAATTCAAAGTAGAAGAcgttgtttttctttggatGGCGGAAGGTTTAATTTCACAAGCGGAGAATGGGGACAACATGGAAGAGGTGGCTAAGGAATATTTTGATGAACTGTTGTCTCGATCATTGTTTCAAATGTCAAGGAAATCAAGTTTCGTTATGCATGATCTCATCAATGACTTGGCTGTGTTCATGTCTAAAGGATTTTGTTCCAGGTTGGAAGGTGGTAAGGAATCATGTGATGTAGAACGAGTTCGCCATTTGTCATATTCtaggggaaaatttgatgTTGCTCTTAAATTTGAGCCATTAAAGGGGGCTAAGTGTTTGCGGACCTTCCTACCTACCTCTTTAAATACTTATGAAGAGCATTATTATCTAGGTAAAAAGGTTGTACAAGATTTGATATCGTCACACAGATGTTTACAGGTGTTATCATTGTCACGTTATAGTAATGTCACTCAACTACCTGATTCTATTAAAAATCTTATTCACTTGCGCTATTTGGATCTCTCTAGAACTGCAATTGAAAGGTTACCTGGTGTACTTTGCAGTTTGTACAATTTGCAGACGTTACTATTGTCAAATTGTTCCTCTCTCATTGAATTACCTGCAGACTTGAGAAAATTGATAAATTTACAGAAATTAATGCTGGGAGGTTGTGCGTCTCTTGCTAAATTGCCTGTAGACCTGTGGGAATTAATTAGTTTGCGTCATCTTGATGTGAGTGGAACTAAAATTGCAGAGATGCCAGCACAAATGAGTAGACTAAAAAGTTTGAGAACATTGACTGCTTTTGTTGTGGGGAAATCTATTGGGTCGACCATTGGGGAATTGGGGGAGCTTCCACATCTTCAAGGAAAACTTTCAATTCTAAAACTGCAAAATGTAGTTGATGCTAAGGATGCCGTGCAAGCCAATTTGAAGAATAAGAATGATTTGAAGGAGTTAGAGTTGGCATGGGACGATGAAGACTCAGATGATTCCGAAAAAGTGAGAGATGTACTTGGCAAGCTCCAGCCTTCAATTAGTTTGGAGAAACTAATCATCAAATTTTACGGTGGAACTAACTTCCCGAATTGGTTAGGAGACTCATGCTTCTCTAACATACAAGTTATGCGTCTCAGTAATTGTAAATATTGTTGGTCGCTGCCACCAGTTGGGGGGCTACCTGCTCTCAAAGAGCTCTATATAGAAAGGATGGAATTTGTTAAGACAATTGGTGTTGAGTTCTATGGCAGAAATGGAGCGTATCTAATTCAGCCATTTCAATCACTGGAGAAACTGGAGTTTAAGGAGATGGCAGAGTGGGAGGAATGGATACCAAGTGGAAGTGGAGGTCCAGACTTTCCTCGTCTCCAGGTGCTGATCCTAAGTGTGTGTCCGAAGTTGAGAGGAAGCTTGCCTTGTGATCTGCCTTGCTTGAAGAAACTTAGAGTGGGTTGGTGTGGGGTTTTGCATGATCAAGGGGCCACTGCTACTACTAGCAGTAGTACTAGTCTCAACTACAATTCTCTTGAAGAATTAGGAATAGGTGAATGCCAAACAGGTCTGTTATCATTACTAGAGACAAAGCTCCTCTCCCAACTTGCCATTCAACATTTTAATGACATACAGTGCTTGCCCAACATCAATCGTCTTCAAAGTTTGTCTCTCTGGAATTGTCCAACGCTGTCGTCGTTCCCTGAAGATGGCCTACCCACTTCGTTGACATCACTTACAATAGTCGATTGTAGGATATTAGAATTCCTACCTCAAGAGATGTTGGCCAAATTAACATCACTCCACTTTTTGATGATATATAATAGCTGTGATTCAATGAGGTCCTTCCCCTTGGGCATTTTTCCCAAATTGACGACACTTGAAATTGGTTGCTGTGACAATCTGGAATCGCTTTGCTTGATTGAAGAAGGAGCGGTTCTCAGTCATCTAAATAGCCTGGAGGTCTATGATTGTCCAAATCTGGTGTGTTTTCCCCAGGGAGGATTACCCACTCCCAACCTGACTCGATTGAAATTCGATGGATGCGCGAAGTTGAAGTCATTACCTGAACATATTCACACCCTCACAGCCCTTGGAAATTTGAATATAAGCAATCTTCCAAATCTAGAGTCAATTGCAGAAGATGGGGGTTTACCTCCCAACCTCCGAGATTTTAACATTAATAATTGTGAGAGACTGAGGGCTTCATCTTCGTCAGTGGGAGACTACAGTAACTGGGGTTTGCAAGCACTTGTCTCCCTTGAAAAATTTACAATTCGTGGCAGGGGAAGTGATGAAATCTTAGAGACGTTGCTCAAGCAACAGCTTCTCCCTACCACTGTTCGCACTCTCCGCATCGCGGAACTTTCAACTCTGAAATCTTTGGATGTAAAGGGACTTGCACGCCTTACTTTTCTTGAAACTCTAGAAATTATTAGGTGTAAAAGTCTGGAATTCCTGCCAGGAGAGGTACTTAAACACCTCACTTCTCTTCAACGGCTATACATTTATGGCTGTCCGAGTCTCCAATTCGTGCCAGAAGAGGGTCTGCCGCCATCTCTTTATTATCTGTACATCTCCGATTGTTCTGCCCTGGAGAAAAGGTATCAGAATAAGACGGGACAAGATCATTGGGCCAGTATATCTCACATTCAATGCATCGAGATAAATGATGAAGTCATCATACGATAAAGGTATCAGAATATTGCTTTTGGATAAAGGTATCCAAAGtattattttgcttttggctGTCCGAGTCTCCAATTCCTGCTAGAAGAGGTACTTCAACACCTCACTTCTCTTCAAGAGCTATATATTTATGACTGTCCGAGTCTCCAATTCCTGCCAGAAGGGGGTCTCTTTCGTATCTCACATTCCATGCATCCAGATAAATGATGAAGTTATCTTAAgagaataaaacaaacaaggtATGTACTTCAACACCTCACTTGAAATAACGCTTTAACTGCTTTTCTtctaattcaataaaaaaaaactgaaattcacTGTCCAAATAAACTGAAATACACATTTGCATCCAATTAACTTTTACATAGCATTTTCATTGAATGCTTCTTCCCAGATCATGCTCTCTGTTGTTCAGcactttattttataattcatATTCATTTTTGGCACACTATCAATAATCGAAACATTTCAAGCTCAATTTTGTCGTTTTGGGTTCTCCATTAATATTCATCTCATTTCTAATTGAAGAATTTACAATTGGTGGCAGGGGAAGTGATGATATCTGGGAGATGTTGTTCAAGCAACAGTTGCTCCCTTCCGCTCTTTACACTCTTCACA
The Prunus dulcis chromosome 2, ALMONDv2, whole genome shotgun sequence DNA segment above includes these coding regions:
- the LOC117617359 gene encoding putative disease resistance RPP13-like protein 1 isoform X1; this encodes MAGALIGEAFISASIQVICDRIASPEFIDLFRHKKLDQPLLMKLKRTLLTLNAVLDDAEEKQIEKPAVREWLDDLKHAVFDAEDLLGEINYEALRCKLEGEAETADKFTNKVWNFLPTSRNKFYQSMNVKIQELLRKLEDFVQLKGALGLTEVVGRKFSQRTPTTSLIHEPYVYGRNEVKENLSKVLFSDDASKDDVSVITIVGMGGVGKTTLARMLYNDDRVKEHFTFKAWACVSEDYDAIRATKTLLESVTSKPCNTTDLNLLQVELREQLRGKKFLFVLDDLWNEKYTDWNCLQTPFTSGARGSKVIVTTRNKNVASFMQNVPTQPLEPLSHEDCWSLLAKHAFGNVNCSAYPSLEEIGKKIARKCNGLPLAAQTLGGLLRSRLDSEVWNRVLNNSIWDLPSEKSDILPALGLSYHYLPAKLKRCFIYCSIFPKDFEFKVEDVVFLWMAEGLISQAENGDNMEEVAKEYFDELLSRSLFQMSRKSSFVMHDLINDLAVFMSKGFCSRLEGGKESCDVERVRHLSYSRGKFDVALKFEPLKGAKCLRTFLPTSLNTYEEHYYLGKKVVQDLISSHRCLQVLSLSRYSNVTQLPDSIKNLIHLRYLDLSRTAIERLPGVLCSLYNLQTLLLSNCSSLIELPADLRKLINLQKLMLGGCASLAKLPVDLWELISLRHLDVSGTKIAEMPAQMSRLKSLRTLTAFVVGKSIGSTIGELGELPHLQGKLSILKLQNVVDAKDAVQANLKNKNDLKELELAWDDEDSDDSEKVRDVLGKLQPSISLEKLIIKFYGGTNFPNWLGDSCFSNIQVMRLSNCKYCWSLPPVGGLPALKELYIERMEFVKTIGVEFYGRNGAYLIQPFQSLEKLEFKEMAEWEEWIPSGSGGPDFPRLQVLILSVCPKLRGSLPCDLPCLKKLRVGWCGVLHDQGATATTSSSTSLNYNSLEELGIGECQTGLLSLLETKLLSQLAIQHFNDIQCLPNINRLQSLSLWNCPTLSSFPEDGLPTSLTSLTIVDCRILEFLPQEMLAKLTSLHFLMIYNSCDSMRSFPLGIFPKLTTLEIGCCDNLESLCLIEEGAVLSHLNSLEVYDCPNLVCFPQGGLPTPNLTRLKFDGCAKLKSLPEHIHTLTALGNLNISNLPNLESIAEDGGLPPNLRDFNINNCERLRASSSSVGDYSNWGLQALVSLEKFTIRGRGSDEILETLLKQQLLPTTVRTLRIAELSTLKSLDVKGLARLTFLETLEIIRCKSLEFLPGEVLKHLTSLQRLYIYGCPSLQFVPEEGLPPSLYYLYISDCSALEKRYQNKTGQDHWASISHIQCIEINDEVIIRE
- the LOC117617359 gene encoding putative disease resistance RPP13-like protein 1 isoform X2 — protein: MAGALIGEAFISASIQVICDRIASPEFIDLFRHKKLDQPLLMKLKRTLLTLNAVLDDAEEKQIEKPAVREWLDDLKHAVFDAEDLLGEINYEALRCKLEGEAETADKFTNKVWNFLPTSRNKFYQSMNVKIQELLRKLEDFVQLKGALGLTEVVGRKFSQRTPTTSLIHEPYVYGRNEVKENLSKVLFSDDASKDDVSVITIVGMGGVGKTTLARMLYNDDRVKEHFTFKAWACVSEDYDAIRATKTLLESVTSKPCNTTDLNLLQVELREQLRGKKFLFVLDDLWNEKYTDWNCLQTPFTSGARGSKVIVTTRNKNVASFMQNVPTQPLEPLSHEDCWSLLAKHAFGNVNCSAYPSLEEIGKKIARKCNGLPLAAQTLGGLLRSRLDSEVWNRVLNNSIWDLPSEKSDILPALGLSYHYLPAKLKRCFIYCSIFPKDFEFKVEDVVFLWMAEGLISQAENGDNMEEVAKEYFDELLSRSLFQMSRKSSFVMHDLINDLAVFMSKGFCSRLEGGKESCDVERVRHLSYSRGKFDVALKFEPLKGAKCLRTFLPTSLNTYEEHYYLGKKVVQDLISSHRCLQVLSLSRYSNVTQLPDSIKNLIHLRYLDLSRTAIERLPGVLCSLYNLQTLLLSNCSSLIELPADLRKLINLQKLMLGGCASLAKLPVDLWELISLRHLDVSGTKIAEMPAQMSRLKSLRTLTAFVVGKSIGSTIGELGELPHLQGKLSILKLQNVVDAKDAVQANLKNKNDLKELELAWDDEDSDDSEKVRDVLGKLQPSISLEKLIIKFYGGTNFPNWLGDSCFSNIQVMRLSNCKYCWSLPPVGGLPALKELYIERMEFVKTIGVEFYGRNGAYLIQPFQSLEKLEFKEMAEWEEWIPSGSGGPDFPRLQVLILSVCPKLRGSLPCDLPCLKKLRVGWCGVLHDQGATATTSSSTSLNYNSLEELGIGECQTGLLSLLETKLLSQLAIQHFNDIQCLPNINRLQSLSLWNCPTLSSFPEDGLPTSLTSLTIVDCRILEFLPQEMLAKLTSLHFLMIYNSCDSMRSFPLGIFPKLTTLEIGCCDNLESLCLIEEGAVLSHLNSLEVYDCPNLVCFPQGGLPTPNLTRLKFDGCAKLKSLPEHIHTLTALGNLNISNLPNLESIAEDGGLPPNLRDFNINNCERLRASSSSVGDYSNWGLQALVSLEKFTIRGRGSDEILETLLKQQLLPTTVRTLRIAELSTLKSLDVKGLARLTFLETLEIIRCKSLEFLPGEVLKHLTSLQRLYIYGCPSLQFVPEEGLPPSLYYLYISDCSALEKRYQNKTGQDHWASISHIQCIEINDEVILRE
- the LOC117617359 gene encoding putative disease resistance RPP13-like protein 1 isoform X3 codes for the protein MAGALIGEAFISASIQVICDRIASPEFIDLFRHKKLDQPLLMKLKRTLLTLNAVLDDAEEKQIEKPAVREWLDDLKHAVFDAEDLLGEINYEALRCKLEGEAETADKFTNKVWNFLPTSRNKFYQSMNVKIQELLRKLEDFVQLKGALGLTEVVGRKFSQRTPTTSLIHEPYVYGRNEVKENLSKVLFSDDASKDDVSVITIVGMGGVGKTTLARMLYNDDRVKEHFTFKAWACVSEDYDAIRATKTLLESVTSKPCNTTDLNLLQVELREQLRGKKFLFVLDDLWNEKYTDWNCLQTPFTSGARGSKVIVTTRNKNVASFMQNVPTQPLEPLSHEDCWSLLAKHAFGNVNCSAYPSLEEIGKKIARKCNGLPLAAQTLGGLLRSRLDSEVWNRVLNNSIWDLPSEKSDILPALGLSYHYLPAKLKRCFIYCSIFPKDFEFKVEDVVFLWMAEGLISQAENGDNMEEVAKEYFDELLSRSLFQMSRKSSFVMHDLINDLAVFMSKGFCSRLEGGKESCDVERVRHLSYSRGKFDVALKFEPLKGAKCLRTFLPTSLNTYEEHYYLGKKVVQDLISSHRCLQVLSLSRYSNVTQLPDSIKNLIHLRYLDLSRTAIERLPGVLCSLYNLQTLLLSNCSSLIELPADLRKLINLQKLMLGGCASLAKLPVDLWELISLRHLDVSGTKIAEMPAQMSRLKSLRTLTAFVVGKSIGSTIGELGELPHLQGKLSILKLQNVVDAKDAVQANLKNKNDLKELELAWDDEDSDDSEKVRDVLGKLQPSISLEKLIIKFYGGTNFPNWLGDSCFSNIQVMRLSNCKYCWSLPPVGGLPALKELYIERMEFVKTIGVEFYGRNGAYLIQPFQSLEKLEFKEMAEWEEWIPSGSGGPDFPRLQVLILSVCPKLRGSLPCDLPCLKKLRVGWCGVLHDQGATATTSSSTSLNYNSLEELGIGECQTGLLSLLETKLLSQLAIQHFNDIQCLPNINRLQSLSLWNCPTLSSFPEDGLPTSLTSLTIVDCRILEFLPQEMLAKLTSLHFLMIYNSCDSMRSFPLGIFPKLTTLEIGCCDNLESLCLIEEGAVLSHLNSLEVYDCPNLVCFPQGGLPTPNLTRLKFDGCAKLKSLPEHIHTLTALGNLNISNLPNLESIAEDGGLPPNLRDFNINNCERLRASSSSVGDYSNWGLQALVSLEKFTIRGRGSDEILETLLKQQLLPTTVRTLRIAELSTLKSLDVKGLARLTSLQRLYIYGCPSLQFVPEEGLPPSLYYLYISDCSALEKRYQNKTGQDHWASISHIQCIEINDEVIIRE